A DNA window from Thermosynechococcaceae cyanobacterium Okahandja contains the following coding sequences:
- the fldA gene encoding flavodoxin FldA has protein sequence MAKIGLFYGTQTGNTQMIAEKIQAALGGADVVALHDIADAEPEDFSAYSNLIIGCPTWNVGELQADWEGFYDELEDIDFSNKKVAYFSPGDQVGYADNFGDAIGILEAKISEQGGTTVGYWPTTGYDFNESKALRGNQFVGLLLDEDNQSELTDQRIQQWVTQLKAEFGL, from the coding sequence ATGGCAAAAATTGGCCTATTCTACGGCACGCAGACCGGCAACACCCAGATGATTGCCGAAAAAATCCAAGCCGCCTTGGGGGGCGCGGACGTGGTAGCGCTGCATGATATTGCCGATGCTGAACCGGAGGACTTTAGCGCCTACAGTAACCTGATCATTGGCTGCCCCACTTGGAATGTGGGTGAGCTACAGGCGGACTGGGAAGGCTTCTACGACGAGTTAGAGGACATTGACTTTAGCAATAAAAAAGTGGCTTACTTTAGCCCCGGCGATCAAGTCGGTTACGCCGATAACTTTGGCGATGCCATTGGCATTCTGGAAGCCAAAATTAGCGAGCAGGGGGGCACCACGGTAGGTTACTGGCCGACAACGGGCTATGACTTCAACGAGTCAAAGGCCCTGCGGGGGAATCAATTTGTGGGGTTGCTCCTCGACGAAGATAACCAATCCGAGCTAACGGATCAACGCATCCAGCAGTGGGTAACCCAACTGAAGGCAGAGTTCGGCCTTTAG
- a CDS encoding metal ABC transporter ATP-binding protein, giving the protein MITPSAIDLQQVTVAYHRTIALYGATLQLPASTICGVVGMNGAGKSTLFKAIMGFVKPIQGQVRIYGLPLRQVQRRSLVAYVPQSEDVDWQFPLRVWDVVMMGRYGKMNWLRQPRAIDRQRVRQSLEQVELWPLRHRQIGELSGGQKKRMFLARAFAQEAEVLLLDEPFAGVDIKTEKLIIDLLLAQRQAGRTILISTHDLASITTFCDQVILVNRSILAYGTTADVFTPENLARAFEGSLRIPRMDA; this is encoded by the coding sequence ATGATCACCCCCTCCGCCATCGACCTCCAGCAGGTGACGGTCGCCTACCACCGCACAATTGCCCTCTACGGTGCCACACTGCAACTACCGGCGAGCACCATTTGTGGTGTTGTTGGCATGAACGGTGCCGGTAAATCCACCCTCTTTAAGGCCATCATGGGGTTTGTCAAGCCCATTCAGGGACAGGTGCGCATCTATGGCCTACCGCTGCGACAGGTTCAACGGCGCTCCCTTGTGGCCTACGTCCCCCAAAGCGAAGACGTGGACTGGCAGTTTCCGCTGCGGGTTTGGGATGTGGTGATGATGGGGCGCTACGGCAAAATGAACTGGCTGCGACAACCACGAGCCATAGATCGCCAGCGCGTGCGCCAAAGCCTTGAGCAGGTGGAACTGTGGCCCCTACGCCACCGCCAGATTGGTGAACTCTCCGGCGGGCAAAAAAAACGGATGTTCCTAGCGCGTGCCTTTGCCCAAGAGGCAGAGGTGTTACTCCTTGATGAACCCTTTGCTGGGGTGGACATCAAAACCGAGAAGCTGATTATTGATTTACTCTTGGCTCAGCGGCAAGCGGGGCGAACTATTTTAATTTCCACCCACGATCTGGCCTCCATTACCACCTTTTGCGATCAGGTGATTTTAGTGAACCGCAGCATCTTGGCCTACGGTACGACCGCGGATGTGTTTACGCCCGAAAACTTGGCCCGTGCCTTCGAGGGATCCTTGCGAATCCCCCGAATGGATGCCTAG
- a CDS encoding M23 family metallopeptidase produces MHWQRISLAVAIALGGTLGLPQMSQPSQNSNQGALRWSDASFPVENFQGYSSPFGYRRSPTGEPTTEFHNGLDFAAPEGSYIRNWWAGQVIEVSDHTACGTLVRIRSGAWEHVYCHMKGRVEQTPQGRAMVDRQGGLLILEGQRVPTGARIGRVGMTGRTTGPHLHWTLRHRGQLVNPAVVLQAMYGTQAQR; encoded by the coding sequence ATGCACTGGCAACGAATTAGTCTTGCGGTGGCGATCGCCCTTGGGGGCACGCTGGGCCTGCCGCAGATGAGCCAACCGTCCCAAAATAGCAATCAAGGCGCACTGCGCTGGAGTGATGCGTCATTTCCTGTGGAAAACTTTCAGGGCTATAGTTCCCCCTTTGGCTACCGGCGATCGCCCACAGGCGAACCCACCACCGAGTTTCATAATGGCCTTGACTTTGCTGCCCCTGAAGGTAGCTATATTCGTAATTGGTGGGCAGGCCAAGTCATTGAAGTTTCTGACCATACCGCTTGTGGCACCCTCGTGCGCATCCGCTCAGGGGCATGGGAGCACGTCTATTGCCACATGAAAGGGCGGGTGGAGCAAACACCCCAAGGCCGTGCCATGGTCGATCGCCAGGGAGGCCTTCTCATCTTAGAAGGGCAGCGAGTCCCCACAGGGGCGCGCATTGGTCGTGTGGGGATGACGGGACGCACAACCGGCCCCCACCTGCACTGGACACTGCGGCATCGAGGTCAACTGGTCAATCCGGCAGTGGTATTGCAAGCCATGTATGGCACTCAAGCACAGCGTTAG
- the cas2 gene encoding CRISPR-associated endonuclease Cas2 — protein sequence MSESKNWYLICYDIRDPKRWRRVYKKLEGYGERLQYSIFRCRLTSREREKLRCEIEKYLAEEDDLLIIGLCNHCVERMSYCNRPNVWQLPEHNFRIF from the coding sequence ATGAGTGAGTCCAAAAATTGGTATCTCATTTGCTATGACATTCGTGACCCGAAACGATGGCGGAGAGTTTACAAAAAACTAGAAGGCTATGGTGAACGATTGCAGTACTCTATTTTTCGCTGTCGATTAACTTCAAGAGAGCGAGAAAAACTGCGCTGTGAAATCGAAAAATATCTAGCTGAAGAGGATGATTTGTTGATTATTGGTCTTTGCAATCACTGTGTAGAACGAATGAGTTATTGCAACCGCCCGAATGTGTGGCAGTTGCCAGAACACAATTTCAGGATTTTTTAA
- a CDS encoding Spy/CpxP family protein refolding chaperone — translation MVLSLAGVAVNAAPLPRWMERLNLTPQQTQQMQAVERKYSETTRQQQAALNAAEEELEKLLVAGAPTAQLQQQFDRVMSLRDTFHRTRFAAALEVQQILTPAQRQQLSSMNRQRLENLRNSLRQGSMMP, via the coding sequence GTGGTTCTTTCCCTGGCGGGTGTTGCAGTCAACGCTGCGCCCCTGCCCAGATGGATGGAACGCCTCAACCTGACGCCCCAGCAAACCCAGCAAATGCAGGCCGTAGAGCGCAAGTATAGCGAGACCACACGGCAGCAGCAAGCCGCCTTAAATGCAGCCGAAGAGGAACTAGAGAAACTTTTAGTGGCAGGTGCCCCCACAGCCCAGTTACAGCAGCAATTTGATCGGGTGATGAGTTTACGAGACACCTTCCACCGCACCCGTTTTGCCGCTGCCCTAGAAGTGCAGCAAATTCTCACGCCAGCGCAACGGCAGCAGCTTTCCAGCATGAATCGGCAGCGGCTCGAAAACCTGCGGAACTCCCTGCGACAAGGCAGCATGATGCCCTAA
- a CDS encoding metal-sensing transcriptional repressor: MGTESHSHPHDVGAAPPHSHPHHHTEESLRAIVNRLARIEGHVRGIKTMVQESRPCPEVLIQIAAVRGALDRVARLILDEHLNECVTRAAQEGRIDQELAELKAALDRFWG, encoded by the coding sequence GTGGGTACCGAATCACACTCTCATCCGCATGATGTTGGCGCTGCGCCCCCTCACAGTCACCCCCACCACCACACCGAGGAGTCGTTGCGGGCGATCGTGAATCGTCTTGCCCGCATTGAAGGTCATGTACGCGGCATTAAAACCATGGTGCAGGAGAGCCGTCCCTGCCCAGAGGTGCTGATTCAAATTGCGGCGGTGCGGGGGGCGTTGGATCGAGTAGCGCGCTTAATTTTAGATGAGCACCTGAACGAGTGTGTGACCCGCGCGGCTCAGGAGGGGCGCATTGATCAAGAACTGGCGGAGCTTAAGGCGGCGCTGGATCGCTTTTGGGGCTAG
- a CDS encoding metal ABC transporter substrate-binding protein has protein sequence MLRWVLLGVLLFGGCAVPPPQTRTPVATPERAPDERPLVLTTFTVLADMAQQVAGDRLRVESLIKPGAEVHGYEFTPSDLVRGQDAALILENGLGLERWGDRFYNSLPQVPRVTLSEGVTPIPIATDAYRGQPNPHAWMSPQNALIYVENIRQALTDLDPAGAAIYAANAERYKAAIKDLDAQLRQQLAALPANQRYIVTCEGAFSYLARDYGLQEVYLWPVNADQEGTPQQMARVIATVRAQQIPAVFCESTVNSAPQQQVAREAGATFAGIFYVDSLSPPEGRAATYLDLLRYNIDTLVNGLTGRTAP, from the coding sequence ATGTTGCGGTGGGTCTTGCTGGGGGTGCTATTGTTTGGGGGCTGTGCTGTGCCACCCCCCCAAACGCGTACGCCGGTGGCCACACCTGAGAGGGCACCGGACGAGCGACCCTTAGTGTTAACCACCTTTACGGTGCTGGCGGATATGGCCCAGCAGGTGGCGGGCGATCGCCTGCGGGTAGAGTCCCTCATCAAGCCCGGAGCGGAGGTGCATGGCTACGAGTTCACCCCCAGTGATCTGGTGCGGGGTCAGGACGCGGCGCTGATTCTAGAAAATGGCCTCGGGTTAGAGCGCTGGGGCGATCGCTTTTACAATAGTTTGCCCCAGGTGCCGCGGGTCACCCTGAGTGAGGGGGTAACGCCGATTCCCATTGCCACCGATGCCTACCGCGGTCAGCCCAATCCCCATGCCTGGATGTCGCCGCAAAATGCGCTGATCTACGTTGAAAACATTCGCCAAGCTTTGACGGATCTTGACCCGGCAGGGGCGGCCATCTACGCTGCCAATGCGGAACGCTACAAAGCCGCCATCAAAGACCTCGATGCCCAACTCCGGCAACAGTTAGCGGCGCTGCCCGCCAACCAACGCTACATCGTCACCTGCGAGGGAGCTTTTTCCTACCTAGCGCGCGATTACGGCTTGCAGGAAGTGTATCTGTGGCCGGTGAACGCCGATCAGGAAGGAACCCCCCAACAGATGGCGCGGGTCATTGCCACGGTACGCGCCCAACAGATTCCGGCGGTATTTTGTGAAAGCACGGTTAACTCGGCACCCCAACAACAGGTGGCTCGCGAGGCGGGGGCAACCTTTGCGGGCATTTTTTATGTGGACTCCCTCTCTCCCCCTGAGGGCAGAGCCGCCACCTACCTCGATTTGCTCAGGTACAACATTGACACCCTCGTTAACGGTCTCACTGGGAGAACAGCACCATGA
- a CDS encoding molybdopterin molybdotransferase MoeA, whose translation MPLIRVSEAVAIICQHLPDWGTETIPLAALQQRVLAEPIRSDRPYPPIDRIMMDGIALSWQRYQAGQRTFAILGVVAAGDVPPALTDADGCFEVMTGAALPQGCDLVIPYEALELKDGQAHIRHPQPWIPYQFVHRCGSDAPRGTVILPVGTPLRSPAWGILASVGQTHVRVNRYPRTQLIATGNELIPPEQTPQPHQLRLSNAYALAAALQRQGYAEVSITHLPDDPEMLASHYQAASQTYDLLIYCGGVSKGKFDYLPQIWQQQGVQQYLHGVAQRPGKPLWFGVDHSRHTAVFGLPGNPVSSLVCLHRYLLDSAVVYARLAAPFRFEPSLTYFLPVKLESTQNAELVAQPRPMQNSGDFLALAESDGFIELPADQTDFAAGECYRYFPWR comes from the coding sequence ATGCCCTTAATCCGTGTGAGCGAGGCAGTAGCGATCATTTGCCAGCACTTACCCGACTGGGGCACAGAGACTATCCCGCTGGCAGCGCTACAACAGCGGGTGCTGGCCGAACCCATCCGGAGCGATCGCCCCTACCCGCCAATTGATCGGATCATGATGGATGGGATTGCCCTGAGTTGGCAGCGCTATCAGGCTGGCCAGCGAACATTTGCCATTCTGGGCGTGGTTGCCGCTGGCGATGTACCCCCTGCCCTGACCGATGCGGATGGCTGTTTTGAAGTGATGACCGGTGCGGCCCTACCCCAAGGCTGTGATTTAGTGATTCCCTACGAAGCCTTGGAACTGAAAGATGGCCAAGCGCATATTCGCCATCCCCAGCCATGGATCCCCTATCAGTTTGTGCATCGCTGCGGTAGTGATGCCCCCCGCGGAACCGTGATTTTACCTGTGGGCACGCCGCTGCGCAGCCCCGCTTGGGGGATTCTGGCCTCGGTTGGCCAAACCCACGTGCGGGTGAACCGCTACCCCCGCACTCAACTCATTGCGACGGGCAACGAACTGATCCCACCAGAGCAGACCCCCCAGCCCCATCAACTGCGCCTTTCGAACGCCTACGCCCTTGCGGCAGCGCTGCAACGCCAAGGCTATGCCGAGGTGAGCATCACCCATTTGCCCGATGACCCTGAGATGCTGGCAAGCCACTATCAAGCGGCCAGCCAAACCTATGATCTGCTGATTTACTGCGGTGGCGTTTCCAAGGGCAAATTTGATTATTTGCCGCAGATATGGCAGCAGCAGGGGGTGCAGCAATATCTTCATGGTGTTGCCCAGCGCCCAGGTAAGCCCCTCTGGTTTGGGGTGGATCATAGCCGTCACACGGCAGTGTTTGGCCTGCCGGGGAACCCGGTCTCCAGTTTAGTGTGTCTGCATCGCTATCTACTTGACTCTGCGGTGGTCTATGCCCGCTTAGCCGCCCCCTTTCGCTTTGAGCCGTCCTTAACCTACTTTTTACCCGTTAAACTAGAAAGCACGCAAAATGCTGAGCTTGTGGCTCAGCCGCGTCCAATGCAAAACTCTGGTGATTTTTTAGCGTTAGCCGAAAGTGATGGTTTTATCGAGTTGCCAGCGGATCAAACCGACTTTGCCGCGGGCGAGTGTTATCGTTACTTCCCGTGGCGCTAA
- a CDS encoding peptidylprolyl isomerase, protein MKACPLEGDRPVRYTEGVESWEQTVKRRNYWLSLLVVLLWLGTLLLVPTPAGALPPSPLLLARLPEGNAITDPKALLRWALPIDNPTVRELQKDLEQISFLVRGKQWSKIAGNISKAKAIVRDRAADLLSSIPADQQEQAKALLAALTDSLENLQEAAETKDRNQLLPAKAAALDRVGELEALMVQNYTYTPPKEYAHLPQLRGRATVVMETTKGTLTIVVDGYSAPLTAGNFIDLVQRHFYDGLPFTRAEESYVLQAGDPPGQEDGFIDPKTKQYRAIPLEILVEGDKSPLYGITLEDAGRYLEHPVLPFSAYGTLALARPNDDPNGGSSQFFFLLFEPELTPAGLNLLDGRYAVFGYVVEGEETLRQLRQGDKILSVKVVDGLENLVEPATT, encoded by the coding sequence ATGAAAGCTTGCCCCTTGGAGGGCGATCGCCCCGTCCGATACACTGAGGGGGTGGAATCCTGGGAGCAAACGGTGAAAAGACGCAACTATTGGCTCAGCCTTTTGGTCGTGCTGCTATGGCTAGGAACGCTGCTGCTGGTGCCAACGCCAGCCGGTGCCCTGCCACCGTCGCCGCTGCTGCTAGCGCGGTTACCCGAAGGGAATGCCATTACGGATCCCAAAGCCCTCCTGCGCTGGGCCTTGCCCATTGATAACCCCACCGTGCGGGAACTGCAAAAAGACCTCGAGCAAATTTCCTTTTTGGTGCGCGGTAAGCAATGGTCAAAAATTGCCGGCAACATTAGTAAGGCCAAGGCCATTGTGCGCGATCGCGCCGCTGACCTGCTCAGCAGTATTCCGGCGGACCAACAAGAGCAGGCCAAAGCCTTACTTGCCGCCTTGACCGACTCCCTTGAAAACCTACAGGAGGCGGCTGAAACCAAAGATCGTAACCAACTGCTGCCCGCCAAAGCCGCCGCCCTAGACCGGGTGGGAGAGCTAGAAGCCCTCATGGTGCAGAACTACACCTACACTCCCCCCAAAGAATACGCTCACCTGCCCCAATTACGGGGGCGTGCCACCGTTGTGATGGAAACGACGAAGGGGACTCTCACCATCGTGGTGGATGGCTATAGTGCCCCCCTCACCGCTGGCAATTTTATTGATCTGGTGCAGCGCCACTTCTACGATGGTTTACCCTTTACCCGCGCCGAAGAATCCTACGTCCTACAGGCAGGAGATCCCCCCGGGCAAGAAGACGGCTTTATTGATCCCAAAACAAAGCAGTATCGTGCCATTCCCCTCGAAATTCTAGTCGAAGGGGATAAATCTCCCCTCTACGGCATCACCCTCGAGGATGCGGGGCGTTACCTCGAACATCCGGTGCTACCCTTCTCGGCCTATGGCACCCTTGCCTTAGCGCGCCCCAATGACGATCCTAACGGTGGTTCCTCCCAGTTTTTCTTTTTGCTCTTTGAGCCGGAGCTAACCCCCGCCGGACTGAACCTACTCGATGGTCGCTACGCCGTCTTTGGCTATGTGGTGGAGGGCGAAGAAACCCTACGGCAATTACGTCAGGGGGATAAAATCCTCTCAGTGAAGGTAGTGGATGGACTTGAGAACCTAGTTGAACCCGCTACAACTTAG
- a CDS encoding DNA adenine methylase, giving the protein MATIAPVLKPFLKWAGGKSQLLAQMAPYLPPRCRSYAEPFCGSAALYWYLYRQTQQGAFSLQQAYLSDRNPDLMNCYEVVRDRVEDLILLLNQYRQQHSKPFYYHIRSLAHHQMDPLSRAARLIYLNKTCFNGLYRVNRAGQFNVPMGSYRNPQIVDAAVLRQASAALQNVALEVADFTGVLQWAKAGDFIYFDPPYYPLSKTARFTSYTHQPFGEAEHHALAAVVAELDRRGCLVMLSNAWVEPILSLYQRWRCIELKAGRAINANGQGRGKISELLVINY; this is encoded by the coding sequence GTGGCTACGATCGCCCCTGTTCTTAAACCCTTCCTCAAGTGGGCGGGGGGAAAATCTCAGTTGCTGGCACAAATGGCTCCCTACCTGCCGCCCCGCTGTCGTTCCTACGCAGAACCGTTTTGTGGCAGTGCGGCTCTCTACTGGTATCTCTATCGCCAAACGCAGCAGGGGGCGTTTAGCTTGCAGCAGGCCTACTTGAGCGATCGCAACCCAGACCTGATGAACTGCTACGAAGTGGTGCGCGATCGGGTGGAGGATCTGATTCTGCTGTTGAACCAGTACCGCCAGCAGCACAGTAAACCCTTTTATTACCACATCCGCAGTTTGGCGCACCACCAGATGGATCCCCTCAGCCGCGCCGCCCGCCTCATTTACCTCAACAAAACCTGCTTTAATGGCCTTTATCGCGTCAATCGGGCCGGCCAGTTTAATGTGCCCATGGGCAGCTATCGCAATCCTCAAATTGTCGATGCTGCGGTGTTGCGTCAAGCCAGTGCCGCCTTGCAAAACGTTGCCCTAGAGGTGGCCGACTTTACGGGGGTGCTCCAGTGGGCCAAGGCGGGGGACTTTATCTACTTTGACCCCCCCTACTATCCCCTCTCTAAAACCGCCCGTTTTACCAGTTACACCCATCAGCCCTTTGGCGAGGCTGAGCACCATGCCTTAGCGGCGGTGGTGGCGGAACTGGATCGGCGGGGCTGCTTGGTGATGCTGAGTAATGCTTGGGTTGAGCCAATTTTGAGCCTGTACCAACGTTGGCGGTGCATTGAACTGAAGGCGGGGCGAGCCATTAACGCTAACGGGCAAGGGCGGGGCAAAATTAGTGAGCTACTGGTCATTAATTATTAA
- a CDS encoding type II toxin-antitoxin system Phd/YefM family antitoxin produces METVNIHQAKTHLSRLLSRVELGEEIIIANRGIPIAKLVPFYSSSNRRASLGLDRGRFSVPEDFDAPLPEEILAAFEGGEA; encoded by the coding sequence ATGGAAACTGTCAATATTCATCAAGCTAAAACCCATCTCTCACGCTTGTTGTCCCGTGTAGAGCTTGGGGAAGAAATTATTATTGCAAACCGAGGCATCCCTATTGCAAAGTTGGTTCCGTTCTATAGCTCATCCAATCGGCGGGCTAGTTTAGGGCTAGACCGAGGACGTTTCAGCGTACCAGAAGACTTTGATGCTCCTTTACCCGAAGAGATTTTAGCGGCCTTTGAAGGGGGTGAAGCGTGA
- the speY gene encoding deoxyhypusine synthase → MSAFATPITPAPIPENISLTDLIDNYFTAYNSARLREVCQLLTQRVFQPEVTVGLSLSGAMTPTGLGISALAPLVRAGFIDYIISTGANLYHDIHYALGMDLYAAHPFVDDVQLRQESKIRIYDIIFDYDVLLETDAFLRQVLRSETFQHRMGTAEFHYHLGRYVRELELQRGQTHSCLLATAYECGVPIYTSSPGDSSIGMNVAAIALEGSKLVIDPAIDVNETAAIAYFAREAAEGNGKSAAVIIGGGSPKNFLLQTQPQIHEVLGLPERGHDYFIQITDARPDTGGLSGAVPSEAVSWGKVDPQGLRDTVVCYTDSTIALPILTAYCLNRCQPRPLKRLYDRRAEMIEQLQQLYLQAQLQQKVQDIPAQPAVATYPCGTPIRRS, encoded by the coding sequence ATGTCAGCATTTGCCACCCCCATTACACCGGCTCCGATTCCTGAAAATATCAGCCTTACCGATCTCATTGATAACTACTTCACCGCCTACAACTCAGCACGCCTGCGGGAGGTGTGCCAACTTCTGACCCAGCGGGTCTTCCAGCCGGAAGTCACCGTCGGCCTCAGCTTGTCTGGTGCCATGACCCCCACCGGCCTCGGGATTTCTGCTTTAGCACCTTTAGTGCGGGCGGGGTTCATTGACTACATCATTAGCACGGGTGCCAATCTCTATCACGATATTCACTACGCCTTGGGCATGGATCTCTATGCCGCCCATCCTTTTGTTGATGATGTGCAGTTGCGCCAAGAGAGCAAAATTCGCATCTACGATATTATCTTTGACTACGATGTTCTCCTAGAAACCGATGCCTTTTTGCGGCAGGTGCTGCGGAGCGAAACGTTCCAGCACCGCATGGGCACAGCGGAATTCCACTACCATTTGGGGCGTTATGTGCGCGAACTCGAACTGCAGCGGGGGCAAACCCATTCCTGCCTGCTGGCCACGGCCTACGAGTGCGGTGTGCCCATTTACACCTCCTCTCCCGGCGATAGCTCCATTGGTATGAATGTGGCGGCGATCGCCCTAGAAGGCTCGAAACTGGTCATCGACCCGGCCATTGACGTGAACGAAACGGCGGCCATTGCCTACTTTGCCCGCGAAGCGGCGGAGGGCAACGGTAAAAGCGCTGCGGTGATTATTGGGGGTGGCAGCCCGAAAAACTTCCTGCTGCAAACCCAGCCCCAAATTCATGAGGTCTTAGGGTTACCGGAGCGGGGACACGATTACTTTATCCAAATTACCGATGCCCGACCCGATACCGGCGGCCTCTCGGGTGCGGTGCCCAGTGAAGCGGTAAGTTGGGGCAAAGTGGATCCGCAGGGGTTGCGGGATACGGTGGTGTGCTACACCGACAGTACCATTGCCCTGCCCATTCTCACGGCCTACTGCCTGAACCGCTGCCAGCCGCGACCCCTCAAGCGGCTCTACGATCGCCGTGCTGAGATGATTGAGCAGCTTCAGCAGCTTTACCTGCAAGCCCAGCTTCAACAGAAAGTTCAGGATATTCCGGCACAACCCGCTGTTGCTACCTATCCCTGCGGCACCCCCATTCGCCGCAGCTAG
- a CDS encoding YggT family protein has translation MSAVIAANGVLGAVLAIFTLVFILRIVLTWYPQINSHQGPLALIYWLSEPVLAPTRRVVPPLGGVDITPIIWVGIVTLLRQLLVGPQGLLLILFPPA, from the coding sequence ATGTCTGCTGTGATTGCTGCCAACGGAGTTCTTGGGGCAGTTTTGGCAATATTCACCCTCGTGTTTATTTTACGCATTGTGCTGACGTGGTACCCCCAAATCAATAGCCATCAGGGGCCACTGGCGCTGATCTACTGGCTATCGGAACCGGTCTTGGCACCGACGCGGCGGGTGGTGCCGCCCTTGGGGGGGGTGGACATTACCCCCATTATCTGGGTGGGGATTGTCACCCTGTTGCGGCAGTTGCTGGTGGGGCCTCAGGGGCTGTTGTTGATTCTCTTTCCGCCTGCCTAG
- a CDS encoding helix-turn-helix domain-containing protein: MEPLQPSRLLSFSVAEVEQSSHLLRLFWEGQQYRQHYSDLFLRAIHCPTALERLHEVLVVVAQLVGTKTPTGVRLPLRLTHARLSHYTGISRVTVTRLLRQLLQQGRLFWGRDRHFILPPTAVPSVSLLQKRQR, from the coding sequence ATGGAACCACTGCAACCGAGCCGCTTACTCTCCTTCAGTGTTGCGGAGGTGGAGCAGTCGAGCCATCTCCTCAGGTTATTCTGGGAAGGGCAACAGTATCGCCAGCACTACAGTGACCTATTTCTGCGAGCTATCCACTGTCCCACTGCCCTAGAACGATTACATGAGGTACTTGTGGTTGTGGCACAACTGGTAGGTACCAAAACACCAACAGGGGTGCGGTTGCCTCTCCGGCTCACCCATGCGCGCCTATCCCACTACACCGGTATTAGCCGTGTGACTGTAACCCGCTTATTGCGACAACTACTTCAGCAGGGGCGCCTTTTTTGGGGGCGCGATCGCCACTTTATCCTGCCCCCAACCGCTGTGCCCTCAGTATCGCTGCTGCAAAAACGTCAGCGCTGA
- a CDS encoding type II toxin-antitoxin system VapC family toxin, with product MKLLLDTQCWLWWFAQPERLSEEAITNIVDETNELWFSVASVWEIGIKVAIGKLRLPESLDNYVSSRMRQLGARSLAITATHALRAASLPLHHRDPFDRVLIAQAQLEDMLLVSADAMLRQYDDVSILWAANS from the coding sequence GTGAAGCTCTTGTTGGATACCCAATGCTGGTTATGGTGGTTTGCCCAACCAGAGCGATTGAGTGAGGAAGCCATTACCAATATTGTCGATGAAACAAACGAGTTGTGGTTCTCTGTTGCTAGCGTCTGGGAAATAGGTATCAAAGTTGCGATTGGCAAGCTACGATTGCCAGAATCACTGGATAACTATGTTTCTAGCCGTATGAGGCAGTTAGGTGCGCGATCGTTAGCAATTACAGCAACTCATGCTTTACGAGCAGCTTCATTGCCCTTACATCACCGAGATCCATTTGACAGAGTGTTGATTGCACAAGCCCAGTTGGAAGATATGCTCCTCGTCAGTGCTGATGCAATGCTCAGACAGTACGATGATGTTTCAATTCTTTGGGCAGCCAATTCATGA
- a CDS encoding PIN domain-containing protein: MLEYENSCNPHPIKQEAINRYLQLAELRQDVDESIRKRAEELENNGLKAIDALHVACAESVNSNYLITCDKRLIKRCTNLAMKVMNPVDFVLEMSGDDPS, translated from the coding sequence GTGTTGGAGTATGAGAACAGTTGTAACCCTCATCCCATTAAACAGGAGGCAATAAATCGGTATCTCCAGCTAGCTGAATTAAGGCAAGACGTTGATGAATCAATTCGTAAGAGAGCCGAAGAATTAGAGAACAATGGATTAAAAGCAATTGATGCCTTGCATGTTGCATGTGCTGAATCAGTTAATAGTAATTATCTCATTACTTGTGATAAGCGCTTGATCAAACGCTGTACAAACTTAGCTATGAAAGTTATGAACCCAGTCGATTTTGTTTTGGAGATGAGTGGCGATGATCCAAGTTAA